The genomic region ACAAAAAGTAGACAAAAACGTGATTTAACCCAAAAAGAAGCAACACAAGAAAAACCAAAATCTAAAGAAGACCTGCTTAGAGAAAAGCTATCTGAAGACCAAAAAACACATCTTGACTGGTTAAAAACCGCTTTAACTGGTGCTGGAGAATTTGATAAATTTTTAGGATATGACGAAGACAAAATAAAAGGTGCACTTAATCATATAAAGAGTGAACTTGATAAGTGTACTGGGGATAATTCTGAACAACAAAAAAGCACCTTCAAAGAGGTGGTTAAGGGGGCTCTTGGTGGCGGTATAGATAGTTTTGCAACTAGTGCAAGTAGTACCTGCCAAGCTCAGCAATAATATCGCAGCCCCCATGTGGGGGCTTCACCATATAAGAATTCGCTATGCTGCAAATATGCAATCAAACCGTTCATATTCTTTTAAGACACTAAAGAATATTAATGGACTAGGGCCATAAGCAGTCCTCTTAAACGACACAAACTTTTCAAAATCTTGTAAATCCTTTAATCTATTATTTTTCTTGAAATAGTTTTTTATAATCTCCGCCCAATAGTTTATACTTTTAAAATCACTATTTTTCTCAAAATACGAGATTAAATCAGATTCAATTTTCTTGATATCATCAACATTATTGGGGTCTATATTCTGAATAAAGCTTATTTTTTGAATAATTGAGTTTATATTATCTTTTGTTGTAGGGCTATTTACCCAATCTTTTATATTAGACAACGCTTCTTTAAAAACACTGTAATAATAAAACCTATCTTTTTTTTATTCTTGCTTAATATCTCTTTTCTGGTTTTGAATAATATTATTTTTCTGAATTTGATTAATCTCTTGTTTTTGTTCTCTTTTTTGTTCTTACTTTTGATTAACACTAACTTGTTTGTTAGGCATAGAATTTCTGTTTTCATAATTATTGTAAATAGGTGCTGCATCAGTATCCATTTCGCTTTTTATATTAAGACATGCAACTAAAGCGTATCTTTTGAAATAAGTAATAGCTGAACCAACAAATTGTGGCAATGTATTTACATTTTTAGAACCATTTTCACTGTTCCATTGCAAATTTTCTGTAAGAATTGGGGTATCAAATGACTCTCTATACCCACTGCTTGTGCTGTAGAATGTGGTCCTAATAACATGAACTATACCATATGGATCATGTGTAAAAGTTGGAAATTGCCTAAACATAAGATCCAAATTATGCTTTTCAATAACGTTTTCAATTTCTTCTAATATGTCATTGAAATCCTGATACTTATATCCGTACCCTTTAAGACTTTTGTCAATACGTGGCAAGTTCTTCATTAGGGTTTTCATATCATTTAAGAATTTAATTTCTGCTTGAATATTTTCTTGTGGATTATTATTGTTTTAAAGATTTTCCATCTTTTTCCTCCGTTTATATGTATTAATAAATATAAGTATATAGCAAAAACTATTTTTGCCAACTTCTTTACAAAAAATTTTTACAAAAAGTGCGGGCTTAGCTAAATTCTCTTGTTAAAGAACTTAGTTAAGCCCATATCTTTATTTCTTGTAAATTCATATAAACGGTAGAAAAAATGCGAACATTTTACTACGCTATTTGTAGTATAAGTCAACTTAGAATTAAAATCAATTTATATTTTTACTAAATTACAAATTTTTATATTAATTTAACAAAATTAATAATTAAAATTTAATATTTTTTTAGAAAAGTATTTACTTTTAAATCAAAATTTTGCACTATATTAGTAATTACTAATACATGTAAACGGAGAAAAAAAATGCAAAATTTCCCAAATAAAACAAAAATTCCAACTTGCCACAACAAACACCAACACAAATTAATATCTCTTACTTCAACGCTAGATTTTCTAAACAAAAAAGATAAAAAATACACACAACAAAACATACTCTACTGCTTTAACGAAAATCTAAAAAGAAATGGGCTAGCTCCCACTACACTAAGAACAATGCAAAATTATCTTTACAAATTAGAAAAAGTACTAAAAGTTACAACTAATTACTACCAACACATGGGTGTAAATTGTGGAACTGAAATTTACTATAAACTAAAGTATCCCAAAAAAGAATGTTACCAGAAAATCAACAAGTACTTTAAAGAACGAAAAAACTCTAGATTTAAATCTAGAGTTAATAACCATTTTAAAGACAATGTTTCTAAAAATAGTAGTGTAAATTCAGTGGAGTGTTTAAATAATAAAAATAATAATACAAAAGAAGAAAGAAAGATTAAAGAAATAGAAAAATATCAACTAAGAAATTATTTCAATAATTGTAACTTTAAAACGGAAGAAGCTCTTTCTATTTTGTATTTAAATATTGATAAAGATACTAAGATTGAGGCAATAAATATCTTAAAACAAAATGAAATTGCCCTAATAAAAAAATTCAATATAAAAAAATCTTGCATGAAAGAAAAACAAAAAAAATTAAAAGAAATTCTACACAACACTAGGAAAAAATTAGAAGAAAACGGGTACAATCCCAAACAATTAGAAATAAATTTACAAAAAGTATACGAAAATTACAAATATAAGCCCCACTTTATTATTGAAAATCATAAATATAGCGATTTAAACAATATAAAGCGTAAATTAGAAAAGTCGATTGAAAGAAAAAAAGAAAATTCTCAACAAAATTATCAAAATTTAAAGGAAAATATTTTCAATATCCTTATTGAACAACTAAAAAAAGAAACAAATATTGAAATTCTAAAGCCAATTACCAAAAAATATTTGAATAACCAAAAGAAAATAGAATACAATAAAGTATTTGGTACATATTATCTTGAATTATTGGAAATAATAAGAAAACAAAAAAATTCTTTAACCACAGAAGAATTTAACATAAAGGCTATATGAGGATTTAAATATGGAAAGTGCAATGGAGCCTATTGAAACTATAAAAAAGGGCAAATGTAAAGTTGAATGTCAAAATAAAGAACGCTTTATTTTAATTGAAAAAGAAAATGGTAAAGCAATGTACCATACAAAAATAATGATGGACATTTACAAATTTGGAGTATATGAAAAAAAACATGAATTTAGACTATCATTAAGGGCCCTATTTAATGGGGAAAGAATTGTTGAAGAAACTCACTTATACCCAATTAAAGAAGGAGATAAGTTTATTGGTATTTTTTATGGCTATAGAAAACCAATCAAAAAACCTTTAATAAAGTATAAAATAAATGGAACTAGAAAAGCATATGCATTAGCAAGAGCATATTATATGGAATTTAGATTTAAAGCCGGAAGTGTTTTTTGCTATTTTAAGGGGCTATATCGTTTATTGGATAAAAAAAGAACAAATAATCATTACAACAAAGTTTTATTTAGTATGTTTGCAGATTTAGAACAACAAGTATATAAATTTTATGGGAAAAAATACCCGGAGCAAGGACCGTTAATAAAATGGATAATAAAAAACCTAAAATAATAACAATAGCGTCAATCAAGGGCGGTGTTGGTAAAAGCACAAGTGCCTTATTTTATGGCAATATTTTAGCTAAAGAAAGACATAAAGTATTGATAATTGATAGTGATCCACAGGCCAGTATTACTAGTTACTTTTTGTTTAAATTAAAAGAACAAAATGTGAATGTCGAAAATTACAATCTTTATGAAGTTTTTAAACAAAGAAAATATATAGAAAATTGCATTTTTACAGTATCTAATTGTTTAGATATAATTCCCAGTTCCTTAGAATTATCTGTTTTTAATTCAGAAAGCATACCATTACAAGACAACCTTTTAGAAAAAAGACTTTTGACTATTAAATCTAAATATGATTATGTGATAATCGATACAAATCCCAGCTTAGGACATCTTTTAAACAATGCTTTAGTAATTACCAATTATTTAATAATACCAATTAATTCCGATTTATGGGCAGTTGAAAGTATAGATCTAATATTAGATGCAATAAATAAAGTTTATAGAAATGATATTACACCTTATTTTTTAGTGACGGGGGCACTAGAGAGACAAAACATAGATAAGGAAATAATATTTAATTTGGAGAATAGATATAAAGAAAATCTAATAGGAGTTATTCCTAAAAGAGATGATATCAAAAAAGTGCTGTTTTATAGAAAAGAATTTTCTTCAAAAACAGACTATTATCAAGAATATAAAAAATCTTTAGATAAAATGTTAAAAATAAAATAACAAATAAAATATATCCAGTAATGGACAAATAAGGAGTTTGCATGAGCATTAAAAATAAAATGATAATAACCAAAAGAATAGATATAAAGGAAAATATGTCTAAAATGGAGTCATTAGAAGAAATTCATAAAGAAGAATATTTGAGATTAAAAGACAAATTAAAAACTCTAACAACGGATGATATTTATAATAAAATAGAAACAGCAAAAATATTAAATGCGATTAATCAAAAAAAACTGTATATTTTAGACGGATATAAAAATTTTTATAGCTTTTTAGCTGATTTTAAAATCGCTAAATCTCAAGCATATAAATATATAAAAATAGTATCGGGCGTAGAAAAAGGTATTATTGACTATAATTTTATTGCTAATAATGGCATTGAAAAAACAATTAAACAATTGGAAAGTAACAATGTTATTAAAAAATCTAGGCAAAATCCAATAAAGCCTTTAAGGTTTCAACTTAAAAAGCAAGAAAGTTATGATTTTTATAAAAAAAATGGGAAGTTTACTGGGTTTTTATTGGAAGAACTTCTTGAAAGTCAAACAGATTTGATTAATAAGCTTTTAAAAAAATATAAACAATTAAAAGGATATTAAGAGGATTTTATGAGAAATTTGGTGCACAGAACATATGATATAGAAAGCATAAAAAATGAATTTTTAAACATAGGATTTAGTGAAGAGGCAATAGATTTTGTTTTTCTTCATAATGATAATTACAACTATGAGGTTTTAAAAGAGAAAATAATTGATGTAGAAAAGAATTTGCAAAAAGACATATCTAGTTTAGATACTAAGATAGATAATGTAGAAAAGAATTTAAATGTTAAGATAGATAATGTAGAGAAGAATTTAAATATTAAAATAGATAGTGTTAAAAATGAACTTAATTCTAAAATAGATAGTTTAGATACTAAGATAGATAATGTAGAAAAAACTTTGCAAAAAGATATATCTAGCTTGAATACTAAAATAGATAGTGTAGAAAAAACCTTACAAAAGGATATATTTAGCCTAGATAATAAAATAAATGTTTTAAAAAACGAACTTACTGCAAGTAATAGAACAATACAAGTAATTTTAATAATGGGAATAACGCTTGCTCCAATTATTTATTCTATATTCAATAAGCATTTTTTAAATTAAGAATGATTAAAATTTTATAAAGTAATAAGTTAGTATATAGCTTTAAAGTAGAACTTATTTGAATTTTTTAACAAGAGAATTTAAATAGGTTCTTTTATTTTAACAAATACAAAATAATTTTAATTCTAAATTGAACTGAATTTAATTGTTTAGTGAGTTTATCTAAAATAAATTGAGCTAAGCCAGCGGCTTTCTTAAGCTCTTTAACATGAGAATTTAATAAAGCTTTTATTTATTATAATAATTTCTGTAAAAAGCCTGACAAAAATAATTTTTGTTATACATATGTATATGTATAGCTAAAAAAATATATTGCTATCAAAAAAATCCAATTAAGTTGGGTTTAGCTAAGTTCTTTAACAAGAGAATTTAAATAAGTCCAACTATTTTTTTGTAAAAATTTTTGTAAAAAAGTTGTCAAAAATAGTTTTTGCTATGTAATTATTTATTACAAAATAAGGAGGAAAAAGATGGAAAATCTTTCAAACAATAATAATCCACAAGAAAATATTCAAGGAGAGCTCAAAATGATAAGTATTAATCAACAAAGTTTTACTGGTTGTGAAATATTTGAGGAAAAATCTTCTCCCATTAAAGAAAAAAGTAAATTAAGTAAGATAGGTAAGAAATTACCAGG from Borreliella burgdorferi B31 harbors:
- a CDS encoding Mlp family lipoprotein, translated to MKIINILFCLFLLMLNSCNSNDTNTSQTKSRQKRDLTQKEATQEKPKSKEDLLREKLSEDQKTHLDWLKTALTGAGEFDKFLGYDEDKIKGALNHIKSELDKCTGDNSEQQKSTFKEVVKGALGGGIDSFATSASSTCQAQQ
- a CDS encoding plasmid maintenance protein produces the protein MQNFPNKTKIPTCHNKHQHKLISLTSTLDFLNKKDKKYTQQNILYCFNENLKRNGLAPTTLRTMQNYLYKLEKVLKVTTNYYQHMGVNCGTEIYYKLKYPKKECYQKINKYFKERKNSRFKSRVNNHFKDNVSKNSSVNSVECLNNKNNNTKEERKIKEIEKYQLRNYFNNCNFKTEEALSILYLNIDKDTKIEAINILKQNEIALIKKFNIKKSCMKEKQKKLKEILHNTRKKLEENGYNPKQLEINLQKVYENYKYKPHFIIENHKYSDLNNIKRKLEKSIERKKENSQQNYQNLKENIFNILIEQLKKETNIEILKPITKKYLNNQKKIEYNKVFGTYYLELLEIIRKQKNSLTTEEFNIKAI
- a CDS encoding DUF226 domain-containing protein; the protein is MESAMEPIETIKKGKCKVECQNKERFILIEKENGKAMYHTKIMMDIYKFGVYEKKHEFRLSLRALFNGERIVEETHLYPIKEGDKFIGIFYGYRKPIKKPLIKYKINGTRKAYALARAYYMEFRFKAGSVFCYFKGLYRLLDKKRTNNHYNKVLFSMFADLEQQVYKFYGKKYPEQGPLIKWIIKNLK
- a CDS encoding ParA family protein, with translation MDNKKPKIITIASIKGGVGKSTSALFYGNILAKERHKVLIIDSDPQASITSYFLFKLKEQNVNVENYNLYEVFKQRKYIENCIFTVSNCLDIIPSSLELSVFNSESIPLQDNLLEKRLLTIKSKYDYVIIDTNPSLGHLLNNALVITNYLIIPINSDLWAVESIDLILDAINKVYRNDITPYFLVTGALERQNIDKEIIFNLENRYKENLIGVIPKRDDIKKVLFYRKEFSSKTDYYQEYKKSLDKMLKIK
- a CDS encoding chromosome replication/partitioning protein, translated to MSIKNKMIITKRIDIKENMSKMESLEEIHKEEYLRLKDKLKTLTTDDIYNKIETAKILNAINQKKLYILDGYKNFYSFLADFKIAKSQAYKYIKIVSGVEKGIIDYNFIANNGIEKTIKQLESNNVIKKSRQNPIKPLRFQLKKQESYDFYKKNGKFTGFLLEELLESQTDLINKLLKKYKQLKGY
- the bdr gene encoding Bdr family repetitive protein, whose protein sequence is MRNLVHRTYDIESIKNEFLNIGFSEEAIDFVFLHNDNYNYEVLKEKIIDVEKNLQKDISSLDTKIDNVEKNLNVKIDNVEKNLNIKIDSVKNELNSKIDSLDTKIDNVEKTLQKDISSLNTKIDSVEKTLQKDIFSLDNKINVLKNELTASNRTIQVILIMGITLAPIIYSIFNKHFLN